A genomic window from Balaenoptera acutorostrata chromosome 20, mBalAcu1.1, whole genome shotgun sequence includes:
- the STAC2 gene encoding SH3 and cysteine-rich domain-containing protein 2 isoform X1, with translation MTEMSEKENEPDDAATHTPPGTVSALQETKLQRFKRSLSLKNILRSKSMENFFFRSGSELKCPTEVLLTPPTPLPPPSPPPASADRGLPTPALSPRPIPRPLAPLKPVRLHSFQEHVFKRASPCELCHQFIVGNSKQGLRCKTCKVSVHLWCSEEISHQQCPGKTSSSFRRNFSSPLLVHEPPPACAMSKESPPTVGASGKVDPVYETLRYGTSLALMNRSSFSSNSESPTRSLSERDELIEDGEGSIRSSEEGPGDSVFTAPAESEGSGPEEKSPGQQAPRPLLRKDVGPMYSYVALYKFLPQENNDLALQPGDRIMLVDDSNEDWWKGKICDRVGFFPANFVQRVRPGENVWRCCQPFSGNKEQGYMSLKESQICVGVGRSKDADGFIRVSSGKKRGLVPANVLTEI, from the exons ATGACCGAAATGAGCGAGAAGGAGAACGAACCGGATGACGCGGCCACCCACACCCCCCCGGGGACCgtctctgccctccaggaaaCCAAG CTCCAGAGGTTCAAGCGCTCACTTTCCCTCAAGAACATCCTCCGAAGTAAGAGCATGGAGAACTTCTTCTTTCGCTCGGGGTCTGAGCTCAAGTGCCCCACCGAGGTGCTGCTGACGCCCCCGACCCCGCTgccgcctccctccccaccaccagcaTCTGCAGACAGGGGCCTAcccaccccagccctgtccccccGCCCGATCCCACGCCCCCTGGCACCACTCAAACCAGTGAGGCTGCACAGCTTCCAGGAACACGTCTTCAAGAGAGCCAGCCCCTGTGAGCTGTGCCACCAGTTCATTGTGG GAAACTCCAAGCAGGGTTTGCGGTGTAAGACATGCAAAGTCAGCGTCCACCTCTGGTGCTCCGAGGAGatctcccaccagcagtgcccaGGCAAGACG TCCTCCTCCTTCCGCCGCAACTTCAGCTCCCCCCTCCTGGTGCATGAGCCGCCACCAGCCTGTGCCATGAGCAAGGAGTCCCCACCCACTG TAGGGGCCAGCGGGAAGGTGGACCCCGTCTATGAGACCCTGCGCTATGGAACCTCCTTGGCCCTGATGAACCGCTCCAGCTTCAGCAGCAACTCTGAGTCCCCCACACGGAGCTTG AGCGAGCGGGATGAGCTGATTGAGGACGGGGAAGGCAGCATCCGCAGCTCAGAGGAGGGCCCTGGTGACAGCG TATTCACAGCCCCGGCCGAGAGCGAAGGGTCAGGACCAGAGGAGAAGAGCCCTGGACAGCAG GCCCCCAGGCCCCTTCTACGGAAGGATGTGGGGCCCATGTACTCCTACGTCGCGCTCTACAAGTTTCTGCCCCAGGAAAACAACGACCTGGCTTTGCA GCCTGGAGACCGGATCATGCTGGTGGATGACTCTAACGAGGACTGGTGGAAG GGCAAGATCTGCGACCGGGTTGGCTTCTTCCCAGCCAATTTTGTGCAGCGGGTGAGGCCAGGCGAGAACGTTTGGCGCTGCTGCCAACCCTTTTCTGGGAACAAGGAACAGGGCTACATGAGCCTCAAGGAGAGCCAG ATCTGTGTGGGCGTGGGCAGGAGCAAGGATGCTGATGGCTTCATCCGCGTCAGCAGTGGCAAGAAGCGGGGTCTGGTGCCAGCCAACGTCCTGACCGAGATCTGA
- the STAC2 gene encoding SH3 and cysteine-rich domain-containing protein 2 isoform X3 translates to MTEMSEKENEPDDAATHTPPGTVSALQETKLQRFKRSLSLKNILRSKSMENFFFRSGSELKCPTEVLLTPPTPLPPPSPPPASADRGLPTPALSPRPIPRPLAPLKPVRLHSFQEHVFKRASPCELCHQFIVGNSKQGLRCKTCKVSVHLWCSEEISHQQCPGKTSSSFRRNFSSPLLVHEPPPACAMSKESPPTVGASGKVDPVYETLRYGTSLALMNRSSFSSNSESPTRSLSERDELIEDGEGSIRSSEEGPGDSVFTAPAESEGSGPEEKSPGQQAPRPLLRKDVGPMYSYVALYKFLPQENNDLALQPGDRIMLVDDSNEDWWKICVGVGRSKDADGFIRVSSGKKRGLVPANVLTEI, encoded by the exons ATGACCGAAATGAGCGAGAAGGAGAACGAACCGGATGACGCGGCCACCCACACCCCCCCGGGGACCgtctctgccctccaggaaaCCAAG CTCCAGAGGTTCAAGCGCTCACTTTCCCTCAAGAACATCCTCCGAAGTAAGAGCATGGAGAACTTCTTCTTTCGCTCGGGGTCTGAGCTCAAGTGCCCCACCGAGGTGCTGCTGACGCCCCCGACCCCGCTgccgcctccctccccaccaccagcaTCTGCAGACAGGGGCCTAcccaccccagccctgtccccccGCCCGATCCCACGCCCCCTGGCACCACTCAAACCAGTGAGGCTGCACAGCTTCCAGGAACACGTCTTCAAGAGAGCCAGCCCCTGTGAGCTGTGCCACCAGTTCATTGTGG GAAACTCCAAGCAGGGTTTGCGGTGTAAGACATGCAAAGTCAGCGTCCACCTCTGGTGCTCCGAGGAGatctcccaccagcagtgcccaGGCAAGACG TCCTCCTCCTTCCGCCGCAACTTCAGCTCCCCCCTCCTGGTGCATGAGCCGCCACCAGCCTGTGCCATGAGCAAGGAGTCCCCACCCACTG TAGGGGCCAGCGGGAAGGTGGACCCCGTCTATGAGACCCTGCGCTATGGAACCTCCTTGGCCCTGATGAACCGCTCCAGCTTCAGCAGCAACTCTGAGTCCCCCACACGGAGCTTG AGCGAGCGGGATGAGCTGATTGAGGACGGGGAAGGCAGCATCCGCAGCTCAGAGGAGGGCCCTGGTGACAGCG TATTCACAGCCCCGGCCGAGAGCGAAGGGTCAGGACCAGAGGAGAAGAGCCCTGGACAGCAG GCCCCCAGGCCCCTTCTACGGAAGGATGTGGGGCCCATGTACTCCTACGTCGCGCTCTACAAGTTTCTGCCCCAGGAAAACAACGACCTGGCTTTGCA GCCTGGAGACCGGATCATGCTGGTGGATGACTCTAACGAGGACTGGTGGAAG ATCTGTGTGGGCGTGGGCAGGAGCAAGGATGCTGATGGCTTCATCCGCGTCAGCAGTGGCAAGAAGCGGGGTCTGGTGCCAGCCAACGTCCTGACCGAGATCTGA
- the STAC2 gene encoding SH3 and cysteine-rich domain-containing protein 2 isoform X2: MTEMSEKENEPDDAATHTPPGTVSALQETKLQRFKRSLSLKNILRSKSMENFFFRSGSELKCPTEVLLTPPTPLPPPSPPPASADRGLPTPALSPRPIPRPLAPLKPVRLHSFQEHVFKRASPCELCHQFIVGNSKQGLRCKTCKVSVHLWCSEEISHQQCPGKTSSSFRRNFSSPLLVHEPPPACAMSKESPPTGASGKVDPVYETLRYGTSLALMNRSSFSSNSESPTRSLSERDELIEDGEGSIRSSEEGPGDSVFTAPAESEGSGPEEKSPGQQAPRPLLRKDVGPMYSYVALYKFLPQENNDLALQPGDRIMLVDDSNEDWWKGKICDRVGFFPANFVQRVRPGENVWRCCQPFSGNKEQGYMSLKESQICVGVGRSKDADGFIRVSSGKKRGLVPANVLTEI, from the exons ATGACCGAAATGAGCGAGAAGGAGAACGAACCGGATGACGCGGCCACCCACACCCCCCCGGGGACCgtctctgccctccaggaaaCCAAG CTCCAGAGGTTCAAGCGCTCACTTTCCCTCAAGAACATCCTCCGAAGTAAGAGCATGGAGAACTTCTTCTTTCGCTCGGGGTCTGAGCTCAAGTGCCCCACCGAGGTGCTGCTGACGCCCCCGACCCCGCTgccgcctccctccccaccaccagcaTCTGCAGACAGGGGCCTAcccaccccagccctgtccccccGCCCGATCCCACGCCCCCTGGCACCACTCAAACCAGTGAGGCTGCACAGCTTCCAGGAACACGTCTTCAAGAGAGCCAGCCCCTGTGAGCTGTGCCACCAGTTCATTGTGG GAAACTCCAAGCAGGGTTTGCGGTGTAAGACATGCAAAGTCAGCGTCCACCTCTGGTGCTCCGAGGAGatctcccaccagcagtgcccaGGCAAGACG TCCTCCTCCTTCCGCCGCAACTTCAGCTCCCCCCTCCTGGTGCATGAGCCGCCACCAGCCTGTGCCATGAGCAAGGAGTCCCCACCCACTG GGGCCAGCGGGAAGGTGGACCCCGTCTATGAGACCCTGCGCTATGGAACCTCCTTGGCCCTGATGAACCGCTCCAGCTTCAGCAGCAACTCTGAGTCCCCCACACGGAGCTTG AGCGAGCGGGATGAGCTGATTGAGGACGGGGAAGGCAGCATCCGCAGCTCAGAGGAGGGCCCTGGTGACAGCG TATTCACAGCCCCGGCCGAGAGCGAAGGGTCAGGACCAGAGGAGAAGAGCCCTGGACAGCAG GCCCCCAGGCCCCTTCTACGGAAGGATGTGGGGCCCATGTACTCCTACGTCGCGCTCTACAAGTTTCTGCCCCAGGAAAACAACGACCTGGCTTTGCA GCCTGGAGACCGGATCATGCTGGTGGATGACTCTAACGAGGACTGGTGGAAG GGCAAGATCTGCGACCGGGTTGGCTTCTTCCCAGCCAATTTTGTGCAGCGGGTGAGGCCAGGCGAGAACGTTTGGCGCTGCTGCCAACCCTTTTCTGGGAACAAGGAACAGGGCTACATGAGCCTCAAGGAGAGCCAG ATCTGTGTGGGCGTGGGCAGGAGCAAGGATGCTGATGGCTTCATCCGCGTCAGCAGTGGCAAGAAGCGGGGTCTGGTGCCAGCCAACGTCCTGACCGAGATCTGA